From candidate division WOR-3 bacterium, the proteins below share one genomic window:
- a CDS encoding MerR family transcriptional regulator has product MAEKEFYSIKEVADLLELKPYVLRYWEKEFSILRPKRNRVGRRYYTKKDVDIVRMIKNILHEQGYTIAGAKKKIIQIIEGPEQLSLPLKNRNKFLRELKDELTKIGNLLK; this is encoded by the coding sequence ATGGCTGAAAAAGAATTCTACTCAATCAAGGAAGTGGCTGATTTGCTTGAATTGAAACCGTATGTATTAAGGTATTGGGAAAAAGAATTCTCCATACTGCGGCCCAAACGAAACCGGGTCGGACGCCGCTACTACACAAAAAAAGACGTGGATATTGTGCGTATGATAAAAAATATCCTTCACGAGCAGGGTTATACAATCGCTGGGGCAAAAAAGAAGATCATACAGATAATCGAAGGACCTGAGCAATTATCGCTCCCGTTGAAGAATAGAAATAAATTTCTCCGCGAACTAAAGGATGAACTGACTAAAATAGGAAATCTCTTGAAATAA
- a CDS encoding tetratricopeptide repeat protein gives MSRNFLVSSLLLICSLVAGEAQDELRFYEIEMATTPNYANQFTVGRSRLAQGQIKESIDLLEGVKRVMPDAHYYLGIAYYRLGEYDRSVGCFEEFIEYRHDVWQAYYYLILIHLKQGNLDGAMSLLSRIPDTAERQRIFDYISNYGMLSEARKRHAEKRYDEAIDLYKQVEGFGGYREIGMALTYARMGRYKESLSLLDSVIDHSGDEMLVQWGLLEAGRELALLQELRKAKQYLREYLEITSDDNAKFLMGKILNEEAKYDSARTYLKDLSDTVDAFLFYKGRTEYFLGLWGKAEEKLLRHQEAFPKSMYADRTLYILASINFKRKEYRNAVQFWKVLVDSFPLSPYVASALQGMGDSYFNMREYSNALSAYNRVAEHFPSERISAEVSLRIYETEYNLGYYPSLLDALRKHVRENPKSILVDRVRLRIAKINYERGEYYQSIHELDRIIEDYKNQAIEVEALMQRIQVTRAVNDKTELFVSLRSLLNNENAAEYRLYAANELGALWADEMRYDSALYYYNLLLESDTYRENAILKIAGLYSQLGRNQESIAMTDRLIDVYPRSAYRIDAVMLKSHALKNEGDYISATNILLDLINEVGERADVYMEIGNLFFESEEFLDARTNYLRACELYTQNREDAAEALMLAGDASVAIGDIAKGKEYYLRANMIAESHLMKNRAMQKLTTLTEE, from the coding sequence TTGAGTAGGAACTTCCTGGTGAGCAGCCTCTTGCTCATTTGTAGTCTTGTGGCGGGAGAAGCGCAAGACGAATTGAGGTTCTATGAAATAGAGATGGCCACAACACCCAATTATGCCAACCAATTCACGGTCGGACGCAGTCGTCTCGCCCAGGGGCAGATTAAGGAAAGCATCGACCTGCTTGAAGGTGTCAAGCGTGTGATGCCTGATGCGCACTATTATCTCGGCATCGCTTACTACCGGTTAGGTGAGTATGATCGATCGGTAGGTTGTTTCGAAGAATTTATTGAGTACCGACATGATGTTTGGCAGGCTTACTATTACCTCATTCTTATCCATTTGAAGCAGGGCAATCTTGATGGTGCAATGAGTCTTTTGAGTAGGATCCCCGATACTGCTGAACGCCAGCGTATATTTGATTACATTTCGAATTACGGGATGTTAAGCGAAGCGCGCAAAAGGCATGCCGAAAAGAGATATGATGAAGCTATTGATTTGTACAAACAGGTTGAAGGTTTTGGGGGCTACCGTGAGATAGGCATGGCGCTCACCTATGCAAGAATGGGTAGGTACAAGGAGAGTCTATCTCTGCTTGACAGCGTCATTGATCACAGCGGTGATGAAATGCTTGTTCAATGGGGGCTTCTCGAAGCTGGCAGGGAACTTGCATTGCTTCAGGAATTGCGTAAGGCGAAGCAGTACCTCCGAGAATATCTGGAGATAACATCCGATGATAATGCCAAATTCCTGATGGGCAAAATACTGAATGAAGAGGCAAAATATGATTCGGCGAGGACTTATTTGAAAGATTTGTCAGATACGGTTGACGCATTTCTTTTCTACAAAGGCAGGACCGAGTATTTCTTAGGCCTATGGGGTAAAGCAGAGGAGAAGTTGCTGCGTCATCAAGAGGCTTTTCCGAAATCCATGTATGCGGATCGGACTTTATATATATTGGCTTCGATTAACTTCAAGCGTAAGGAATACAGAAACGCAGTACAGTTCTGGAAGGTATTGGTTGATTCATTCCCGCTATCACCTTACGTCGCCTCTGCGCTTCAGGGCATGGGTGATTCATATTTCAATATGCGTGAATATTCGAACGCCCTGAGTGCATACAATCGTGTTGCGGAACATTTCCCTTCTGAGCGAATATCGGCCGAGGTGAGTTTGAGGATTTATGAGACTGAATACAATCTGGGGTATTATCCATCGCTGCTTGATGCATTGAGAAAGCACGTCAGGGAAAATCCGAAGTCAATTCTGGTCGACAGAGTGAGATTACGTATTGCCAAAATAAACTATGAAAGAGGAGAATATTACCAGAGCATTCATGAACTGGATAGAATCATCGAGGATTATAAGAATCAGGCGATCGAGGTAGAGGCATTGATGCAGAGAATACAGGTGACTCGCGCCGTGAACGACAAGACCGAATTATTTGTTTCACTACGTTCCTTGTTGAATAATGAAAACGCTGCCGAGTACCGTCTTTATGCAGCCAATGAACTTGGCGCTTTGTGGGCTGATGAGATGAGATATGATTCAGCACTTTATTACTATAATCTTCTCCTTGAATCTGATACATACCGGGAGAACGCAATACTGAAGATTGCCGGGCTCTATAGTCAGCTGGGGCGTAACCAGGAGTCAATTGCGATGACGGATAGGTTGATTGACGTGTATCCCCGATCAGCCTATAGAATTGATGCGGTTATGCTGAAATCCCATGCGCTGAAGAATGAAGGTGATTACATCTCCGCTACGAACATTCTCCTTGATCTCATCAATGAAGTGGGGGAACGTGCCGATGTGTATATGGAAATCGGAAATTTGTTCTTTGAATCAGAAGAATTTTTGGATGCTCGAACGAACTACTTGCGGGCATGTGAGTTATATACGCAGAATAGGGAAGACGCAGCCGAAGCTCTGATGCTTGCTGGTGATGCCTCGGTGGCCATCGGTGATATTGCTAAAGGCAAGGAGTACTACTTACGTGCAAACATGATCGCCGAATCTCATCTCATGAAAAACAGGGCGATGCAGAAACTGACTACATTGACTGAAGAGTGA
- a CDS encoding tyrosine recombinase XerC: protein MDTAFLLDKIPLFIDYLRKEKNYSEHTIRAYRKDIESFFEFLSEEDISAVDSTIISYFIAFLMKYGLDTTTVARKLSSLKSYFKALKRMGFVSDNPADVIRTPKKKKHLPGFLTYEQIEEGLKIDDPRDYAMMELLYSCGLRASELTGLNVDDVDLQKDEVRVMGKGGKERILPMGRKARAAIVAYLGSRKQPAGENARKALFLNCRGGRLSNRSLQRIVRKHLMKVARASGTNPHILRHTFATHLLERGADLRAVQELLGHVSLSTVQIYTHLTTKRLKDIYAKAHPRAE from the coding sequence ATGGATACAGCATTTCTGTTGGACAAAATACCCCTTTTCATAGATTATCTACGTAAAGAGAAGAACTATTCAGAACACACGATAAGGGCCTATCGGAAGGATATCGAGTCATTTTTTGAATTTCTGAGTGAAGAAGACATCTCGGCAGTAGATAGTACTATTATATCATACTTTATTGCTTTTCTAATGAAATATGGTCTCGATACAACAACGGTGGCAAGAAAATTGTCAAGTCTGAAGTCATATTTCAAAGCATTGAAGAGAATGGGATTCGTATCCGATAACCCGGCAGACGTGATAAGAACGCCAAAGAAGAAGAAACATCTGCCGGGATTTCTCACCTACGAACAGATTGAAGAAGGTCTCAAGATAGATGACCCGAGAGATTACGCGATGATGGAGTTGCTTTATTCGTGCGGTCTGCGGGCAAGCGAACTTACTGGATTGAATGTCGATGATGTCGATCTGCAAAAAGATGAGGTGCGTGTCATGGGAAAGGGTGGTAAGGAACGGATTCTGCCCATGGGCCGGAAAGCACGGGCGGCGATAGTAGCGTATCTGGGTTCTCGTAAGCAGCCGGCTGGGGAGAATGCTCGGAAAGCGCTCTTCCTTAACTGCCGGGGAGGACGGCTGTCGAATCGTTCCTTGCAGCGCATCGTACGGAAACACCTTATGAAAGTTGCACGAGCCTCAGGAACGAACCCACACATACTCAGACATACCTTCGCAACGCATCTACTTGAGCGCGGTGCCGATCTGAGGGCAGTACAGGAGTTACTGGGGCACGTATCACTCTCCACCGTACAAATTTACACACACCTTACCACAAAGCGCTTGAAAGATATATACGCTAAGGCTCATCCAAGGGCAGAATAA
- a CDS encoding bifunctional phosphoglucose/phosphomannose isomerase, translated as MMRAIIYSLPEQISETIRLVPEESFGRKKYDKVLICGMGGSGISGEILSALYLELMIISNKDYNIPKFIDSKTLAILVSYSGNTEETLSNFQQLLRRKTDTVVISSNGKLLKKKALRKIRVPGGLPPRGALGYLFTPLPIIIHQVGLTKVDPRKNLISLSKFLVSERDGIEQMAKKMAVKFHDKLPVIYSDSAKFMPVANRWRCQLNENAKVLAHFNVIPEMNHNEIVGLGRPAFLNKYITIVFLNDPGAHPRNKLRRRLLKSLVSSEISAINDVEPRGNDALQHIFWTIMLGDFISYYLAIEQGIDPMPVVRIEQLKKEMSKYK; from the coding sequence ATGATGCGTGCAATAATATACTCTTTACCCGAACAGATATCGGAGACTATAAGGCTTGTGCCCGAAGAGTCATTCGGCAGAAAAAAATATGATAAGGTTCTGATATGCGGGATGGGAGGATCGGGAATCAGCGGCGAGATACTGTCTGCGCTGTACCTGGAGCTTATGATAATTTCAAACAAAGATTACAATATACCCAAGTTTATCGATAGTAAGACACTTGCGATTCTTGTGAGTTATTCGGGTAATACAGAAGAAACACTCAGTAATTTCCAGCAGCTGCTGCGGCGAAAAACTGACACGGTGGTGATTTCTTCGAACGGCAAATTGCTCAAGAAGAAGGCACTTAGAAAGATCCGGGTACCTGGGGGATTGCCGCCGCGCGGGGCGCTGGGGTATTTATTCACACCTCTTCCCATCATAATACACCAGGTGGGTCTCACCAAGGTTGACCCCCGGAAAAATTTGATCTCTCTATCAAAATTCCTCGTGAGTGAAAGAGACGGCATTGAACAAATGGCAAAAAAGATGGCGGTCAAATTTCACGATAAATTGCCTGTCATCTATTCCGACTCGGCGAAGTTCATGCCCGTGGCAAATCGCTGGCGCTGTCAGTTGAATGAGAATGCAAAGGTGCTTGCTCACTTCAACGTAATACCGGAAATGAATCATAACGAAATTGTAGGTTTGGGTAGACCTGCATTCTTAAATAAGTATATCACAATTGTTTTTCTCAATGATCCCGGGGCGCATCCACGAAACAAGCTGAGGAGAAGGCTGTTGAAATCTCTGGTCAGTAGCGAGATCTCTGCGATCAACGATGTCGAACCCAGGGGAAATGACGCCTTGCAGCACATATTCTGGACCATTATGCTGGGTGATTTTATCAGTTATTACCTGGCAATCGAGCAGGGTATCGACCCGATGCCGGTTGTTAGAATTGAACAACTCAAGAAGGAAATGTCAAAATACAAGTAG
- the ptsP gene encoding phosphoenolpyruvate--protein phosphotransferase codes for MAKERILKGIAVSKGICQGVVFVYETKEVKILQTPIPVRYLATEVERFAKALKKTEKELSSIKERINEEIGVDFAQFLDAQILMLKDREIIETVSERIKTEKTNAEYIYHEVLDEYARKLGASRDQYLRERVADIWDVGTRVLRNLVGMTHSSVVDVPQGSVLVAHDISPSDAALINPINVLGIAIEVGGRTSHTAITARALEIPAVVGVENLLTKIKNGEKVILDGNRGILIKSPTPGRIQFYRGEIKKEIEYQKMLSPFCELPAKTRDGRQIDISANIEFFVEYAHAKRSGAMGIGLFRTEFLYLTRRGNPSEEEQFRVYDELAKKMKPDPVIIRTYDLGGDKIFSDYHEANPFLGWRAIRVSLDNFDFFKIQLRAILRASVNRNIRVMYPMISTYEEIREANAYFKEVTEELKKEKVDFDDHIQVGIMVETPSAAIMSTEFAAHVDFFSIGSNDLTQYVLAVDRGNERVSHLFDHFHPAVLRLIKQVIDAGHKSHIWVGLCGELAADPLAIPLLVGLGIDELSMSPVAIPKAKMVLRALTVPECEKIAERALNFRCASEVQKFLNRMIAKRFPGIGGIK; via the coding sequence ATGGCCAAAGAGAGAATATTGAAAGGCATTGCTGTTTCGAAAGGCATTTGTCAGGGTGTGGTTTTTGTTTACGAGACGAAAGAAGTCAAGATCTTGCAGACGCCGATACCGGTGCGCTATCTGGCGACAGAAGTTGAACGCTTCGCCAAAGCGCTGAAAAAAACTGAAAAGGAACTGAGCAGTATAAAGGAGCGTATCAATGAAGAGATCGGTGTTGATTTTGCACAATTTCTCGATGCGCAGATATTGATGCTCAAAGACCGTGAAATTATTGAAACTGTCAGTGAGAGAATAAAAACAGAAAAAACCAATGCTGAGTATATATATCATGAAGTCCTCGATGAGTATGCAAGAAAGCTTGGCGCAAGCCGAGACCAATACCTGAGGGAGCGGGTTGCCGATATCTGGGACGTTGGTACACGTGTATTACGCAATCTCGTCGGTATGACTCATAGTTCTGTTGTTGATGTTCCCCAAGGTTCGGTTCTGGTTGCACACGATATTTCACCGTCCGATGCGGCATTGATAAACCCCATCAATGTTCTCGGCATTGCGATAGAGGTTGGGGGGCGCACATCACATACTGCGATCACAGCGCGCGCTCTGGAGATACCTGCTGTTGTCGGGGTGGAGAATCTGCTCACTAAGATAAAGAATGGAGAGAAGGTAATACTTGACGGAAATCGCGGGATTCTCATTAAAAGCCCAACTCCGGGGCGCATTCAGTTCTACCGTGGTGAGATAAAAAAGGAGATTGAGTATCAGAAGATGCTCTCGCCGTTTTGCGAGTTGCCGGCGAAGACGCGTGATGGGCGTCAAATTGACATATCGGCCAATATCGAGTTCTTCGTAGAATATGCTCATGCAAAGAGGTCAGGTGCGATGGGGATTGGTTTGTTCCGAACAGAATTTCTTTACCTTACAAGGCGCGGCAACCCTTCCGAAGAAGAGCAATTCCGCGTTTACGATGAACTGGCAAAAAAAATGAAGCCCGACCCGGTGATTATCAGGACGTACGATCTCGGCGGCGACAAGATATTTTCTGATTATCACGAAGCGAATCCTTTTCTTGGCTGGCGAGCAATCAGGGTCAGCCTCGATAATTTCGATTTCTTCAAAATACAATTGCGGGCTATTCTACGTGCCTCGGTTAATCGAAACATAAGGGTAATGTATCCTATGATATCGACCTACGAGGAGATCAGGGAGGCGAATGCTTATTTCAAAGAGGTTACTGAAGAATTGAAAAAGGAGAAGGTCGATTTCGACGACCACATACAGGTAGGTATCATGGTCGAAACTCCTTCCGCGGCGATCATGAGCACCGAGTTTGCGGCACATGTTGATTTTTTCAGCATCGGTTCGAACGACCTGACGCAATACGTTCTGGCGGTCGATCGCGGTAACGAAAGGGTGAGTCACCTATTCGACCATTTTCATCCGGCGGTGCTGCGTCTGATTAAACAAGTGATCGATGCCGGCCACAAGTCTCACATATGGGTGGGTCTGTGCGGTGAACTTGCGGCCGATCCCCTGGCAATTCCCTTGCTTGTTGGATTGGGCATTGATGAATTGTCGATGAGCCCGGTAGCAATACCCAAAGCAAAAATGGTCTTGCGGGCGCTCACCGTTCCGGAATGCGAAAAGATCGCAGAAAGGGCGCTCAACTTTCGATGCGCAAGTGAGGTACAGAAGTTTCTCAATCGCATGATAGCCAAGAGGTTTCCAGGTATTGGGGGCATAAAATGA
- a CDS encoding HPr family phosphocarrier protein, protein MIKEKVTILNENGLHALPASRFVKQAEKFKSDITITKDGVEVSGKSIMGILTLACEKGSNVILTTEGDDEKEAYEVLKKILEGQD, encoded by the coding sequence ATGATTAAAGAAAAAGTTACCATATTAAATGAAAATGGTCTGCATGCTCTTCCGGCCTCACGATTCGTGAAGCAGGCCGAGAAATTCAAGAGCGATATAACAATAACAAAAGATGGAGTGGAGGTCAGCGGCAAGAGCATCATGGGTATTCTCACACTAGCTTGCGAGAAGGGGAGTAACGTGATTTTGACCACTGAGGGCGATGATGAGAAAGAGGCTTATGAGGTTTTGAAGAAGATTTTGGAGGGACAAGACTGA
- a CDS encoding PTS system mannose/fructose/sorbose family transporter subunit IID yields MRLSLGRLLRIFFQSLFIQTSWSFPSMQSMGFLSGVLVGVDEDKRAEIMKTQKGLFNTHPYMVSYIVGATVRAYDEGKASAEEIKKFISVAQTSFASAGDLLFWRTLRPALLLAAVILGVHYGIIGPLTFLVVYNVFHLFHRIKGISDGYSMGWDVIYLLNKRRFKTVRQVFEAVGALLSGLLLSLIAVEVNYLLVLPLTALFLIMLVKRYSAVMIIVSVLLVVLIIGMV; encoded by the coding sequence ATGCGGCTTAGCCTTGGTCGTCTTCTGAGGATTTTCTTCCAGAGTTTGTTCATCCAGACCTCATGGTCTTTTCCTTCGATGCAGAGCATGGGTTTTTTATCGGGTGTGCTTGTTGGCGTTGATGAAGATAAGAGGGCCGAGATAATGAAGACCCAAAAAGGTCTGTTCAATACTCATCCGTACATGGTTTCTTATATTGTTGGCGCAACCGTGCGCGCATACGATGAAGGTAAGGCTTCTGCCGAAGAGATAAAGAAATTTATTTCGGTTGCACAAACAAGTTTTGCATCAGCAGGTGATCTTCTCTTCTGGCGCACGCTCCGCCCGGCATTGCTCCTCGCGGCCGTGATCTTGGGTGTCCATTATGGGATCATAGGACCGCTGACATTTCTTGTCGTCTATAACGTTTTTCATCTGTTCCATCGCATCAAGGGAATCAGTGATGGGTACAGTATGGGTTGGGATGTAATATATCTGCTGAACAAGCGACGATTCAAAACTGTCAGACAGGTATTCGAGGCAGTTGGTGCGTTGCTCAGTGGATTATTGCTCTCGCTGATCGCCGTCGAGGTCAACTACCTGCTCGTTCTTCCTTTAACGGCACTCTTCTTGATAATGCTCGTTAAGAGATACTCTGCGGTCATGATAATCGTATCTGTCCTGCTGGTCGTTCTGATAATAGGTATGGTGTAG
- a CDS encoding PTS sugar transporter subunit IIC, whose amino-acid sequence MNAVLLSLLGSVIILDKYALGEFGVSQPIMTGTIIGAIFGDVWFGIFLGAMIQLIFLGGLPIGRDVPPDGQAAGIITVTSYFLLRGNNTLGHSLFVAAVLGLAGGIAGGVLEIYARRFNEKLYARFIHHEESLYICHTAGLVTAFGRGLCLFLPIFVFSTLFVIPGLFPQVHAETMAIIGVSLGLANSFYLFVKVKTTVYLLIGGICGLALVVF is encoded by the coding sequence ATGAATGCGGTTCTGTTGAGTTTGCTGGGTTCAGTAATAATCCTTGATAAATATGCGCTGGGTGAGTTTGGCGTTTCGCAGCCGATAATGACCGGGACCATCATCGGAGCCATTTTCGGTGATGTTTGGTTCGGGATTTTTCTTGGCGCTATGATACAATTGATATTTCTTGGTGGTCTGCCAATCGGGCGCGATGTTCCGCCGGATGGACAGGCTGCAGGAATTATAACGGTCACCAGCTACTTCCTCTTGAGGGGTAATAACACACTTGGCCATTCTTTGTTCGTTGCCGCGGTTCTCGGTCTTGCCGGGGGCATCGCAGGTGGTGTGCTGGAGATATATGCGCGCCGATTCAATGAAAAATTGTATGCTCGCTTCATTCATCACGAAGAAAGTCTCTACATTTGCCACACCGCAGGTCTGGTGACGGCATTTGGCCGGGGCCTGTGTCTTTTCCTCCCGATATTCGTGTTCTCAACTCTGTTTGTAATTCCGGGTTTGTTTCCGCAGGTCCATGCGGAAACGATGGCGATCATCGGTGTAAGTCTGGGACTGGCGAATAGTTTCTATCTCTTTGTCAAAGTCAAAACAACTGTTTATTTGTTGATTGGAGGCATATGCGGCTTAGCCTTGGTCGTCTTCTGA
- a CDS encoding PTS sugar transporter subunit IIB, producing the protein MLILRVDDRLIHGQVIAGWARPLGIHFIILASDRLSRDEWSCNAYRLAIPEGIEFSCYTIEECATRMNNTNKRRIMIIVESVGEASELVAKGIRVPEVNVGGLGYHEGTREIAPYIYLSPNDIESVVYLHSIGIKVTGKQLPNSVAVDVVKKLAGIK; encoded by the coding sequence ATGTTGATCTTGAGAGTTGATGACCGATTGATCCACGGCCAGGTGATTGCCGGCTGGGCAAGACCGCTGGGTATTCACTTCATAATCCTGGCATCGGATAGGTTGAGCCGTGATGAATGGTCCTGCAATGCATACCGCTTGGCGATTCCCGAAGGGATCGAATTCAGCTGCTACACCATAGAAGAGTGCGCGACGCGGATGAACAACACAAACAAGAGACGCATAATGATAATTGTTGAATCGGTAGGAGAGGCTTCCGAGCTGGTCGCCAAAGGAATCAGGGTGCCTGAGGTCAATGTTGGTGGATTGGGTTATCACGAAGGCACGAGAGAAATAGCTCCATACATATATCTCTCACCCAATGATATCGAATCGGTAGTATATCTACATAGCATTGGCATCAAGGTTACAGGAAAGCAACTGCCAAACTCGGTTGCGGTGGATGTTGTAAAGAAATTGGCTGGAATAAAATGA
- a CDS encoding TonB-dependent receptor, with protein sequence MLIFLVNGDSTAVDTVITYEIPEVVEPFGEIYPVGEITVRYHEQTALDILMNLPIAPVSYGYGMLSAVMNKGRKPSYTHVSVNGHSLNTHPFGNFNLGLLSLHFFDRLSFGQTTAGAEFSSMNFMSKINRYERPYSLVHFMFGSFESNTYGFDLTRGITNDLGFYLSGSYHKTNGHRENADAQILSVYTNIYVDYFIPLRFDILYANDDYGFPGSTSVPVEGRQKDEFLDVSGTTKLGNEMLTLFYERQTMDYRDTVYDRTWGVQVDHFGARSEGSDTLLGVVLDYGASTFFTLMEGETYLPTISNGLDVWVRLVKSFGRGFVRAAGKLERASYHDIFLFPRIELGVKALRSAAVYAAFSRDARSPSDMETSAPFDTLNPYLAIAGNEFMNPEYCWCGEVGFRSDEFILNAYRLMFTDYITVLSDSPNYYRYGNVDKWEMNGFEGYVNLPMRSYNADSSTLNEFVVGLSGNMILSGDTVVYFPRLGVGAVAAFRRETPRFGFGIVLRAEYSNERYDISGAEYSGYSVFSAAGLVKFMGLSCVLRLNNIFDEEYAYLPFYPMAPRNFDVSVKWEFWD encoded by the coding sequence ATGCTTATTTTTCTAGTCAATGGGGATTCAACCGCAGTTGATACCGTGATAACTTATGAAATTCCGGAGGTAGTCGAACCCTTTGGCGAAATCTATCCAGTTGGTGAGATAACAGTTAGGTATCATGAGCAGACGGCGCTCGATATATTAATGAATCTCCCGATCGCGCCGGTGTCTTATGGTTATGGCATGTTGAGTGCCGTCATGAACAAGGGGCGAAAGCCATCATATACGCATGTCAGCGTTAACGGCCACTCACTCAACACTCATCCATTTGGTAATTTCAACCTAGGCTTGCTGTCCCTTCATTTTTTTGACAGATTGTCATTCGGACAAACCACTGCAGGTGCCGAGTTTAGCAGCATGAATTTCATGTCTAAGATCAACCGTTACGAACGGCCATACTCGCTTGTTCACTTCATGTTCGGCAGTTTCGAGAGCAATACATATGGCTTTGACCTGACACGCGGCATCACAAATGATCTGGGATTCTATCTGAGCGGTTCATACCATAAGACAAACGGTCACCGTGAGAATGCTGATGCTCAAATCCTTTCAGTGTATACCAATATTTATGTTGACTATTTTATTCCTTTACGTTTTGATATTCTCTACGCTAACGACGACTACGGGTTCCCGGGTAGTACCTCGGTACCGGTCGAAGGCCGCCAGAAAGACGAATTCCTCGATGTCAGCGGAACGACCAAGTTGGGCAATGAGATGCTCACTCTATTCTATGAACGTCAGACTATGGATTACCGTGACACAGTATATGACAGAACCTGGGGTGTGCAAGTAGATCATTTTGGGGCGAGGTCGGAAGGCAGCGATACTTTGTTGGGTGTTGTGTTGGATTACGGGGCGAGCACATTTTTCACCCTGATGGAAGGGGAAACATATTTGCCAACCATTTCGAATGGGTTAGACGTCTGGGTGAGATTGGTGAAATCGTTTGGCCGGGGTTTTGTACGTGCGGCGGGAAAACTCGAACGTGCAAGTTACCATGATATTTTCTTATTCCCCAGGATTGAATTGGGAGTCAAGGCATTGCGTTCTGCGGCTGTTTATGCCGCATTCTCGAGGGATGCTCGCAGCCCTTCGGATATGGAAACTTCGGCGCCGTTCGACACGCTGAACCCATATCTCGCGATAGCCGGCAATGAGTTTATGAACCCTGAGTACTGCTGGTGCGGGGAAGTCGGGTTCAGAAGCGATGAGTTCATCCTCAATGCGTATCGCCTCATGTTCACAGATTATATCACGGTACTTTCCGACAGTCCAAACTATTACAGGTACGGTAATGTGGATAAATGGGAGATGAACGGATTCGAGGGTTACGTGAACCTACCGATGCGTTCATACAACGCGGACAGCAGTACGTTGAACGAATTCGTGGTCGGTCTTAGCGGTAACATGATCTTGAGCGGGGATACAGTGGTTTATTTTCCTCGCCTCGGCGTCGGCGCGGTTGCAGCCTTCAGACGCGAGACACCGCGTTTCGGTTTTGGAATTGTACTGCGCGCAGAGTACAGCAACGAGAGGTACGACATTTCAGGCGCAGAGTATTCAGGGTACAGTGTTTTTTCGGCGGCTGGTTTGGTCAAGTTCATGGGTCTTTCCTGTGTACTGAGATTGAACAACATTTTTGATGAAGAGTATGCTTACCTGCCTTTTTATCCGATGGCGCCGAGGAATTTTGATGTGTCGGTCAAATGGGAGTTCTGGGACTAA